From the Maioricimonas rarisocia genome, one window contains:
- a CDS encoding ribonuclease H family protein — MGLVCGMDEAGYGPNLGPLVIVVSCWEVPDGETPFDFWTALEDVITQAPTRGDQRLHVADSKQVHNSQKGLERLERSVLSLLGPLDAPRTGLNDLCRAVCCENGSESPLPPWCSEDVRLPHACAMDLIETLAGTVQTSTSQAGVRLQGVFAEVVHPATFNGLLDRHGSKGIVLSTLSLQLLARAWSTLGRRPAEVVADKHGGRDRYADLLCDAFDGQLPMIVDESRHRSRYRVAGCDVTFTMKAESHFPVAVASMVAKYLRELEMERFNRFWRQFLPDVRPTKGYPVDARRFLQEIAPTQRELEIAETILWRRR, encoded by the coding sequence ATGGGACTGGTGTGCGGGATGGACGAGGCCGGCTATGGCCCGAACCTCGGTCCGCTGGTGATCGTCGTTAGCTGCTGGGAAGTCCCCGACGGCGAGACACCCTTCGACTTCTGGACGGCCCTCGAGGATGTGATCACTCAGGCCCCGACGCGCGGGGACCAGCGGCTGCACGTTGCCGATTCGAAACAGGTTCACAATTCGCAGAAGGGGCTGGAACGTCTCGAACGATCAGTGCTGAGCCTGCTCGGTCCGCTGGACGCGCCGCGTACCGGCCTCAACGACCTGTGCCGTGCTGTCTGCTGCGAAAACGGATCGGAATCTCCGCTTCCCCCGTGGTGCAGCGAAGACGTGCGGCTACCTCATGCCTGCGCGATGGATCTGATCGAGACGCTGGCAGGGACTGTGCAGACTTCCACGTCACAGGCGGGTGTCAGGCTGCAGGGAGTCTTCGCCGAAGTTGTGCATCCGGCGACGTTCAACGGACTGCTCGACCGGCACGGCAGCAAAGGAATCGTCCTCTCGACCCTCAGCCTGCAGCTGCTGGCACGCGCCTGGTCGACTCTGGGACGCAGGCCGGCAGAAGTTGTCGCCGACAAGCATGGCGGCCGGGATCGTTACGCCGATCTGCTGTGCGACGCGTTCGACGGACAATTGCCGATGATCGTCGACGAATCACGACACCGCAGCCGGTACCGCGTGGCCGGGTGTGACGTCACCTTCACGATGAAGGCGGAGTCGCACTTTCCCGTCGCCGTCGCCTCCATGGTGGCGAAGTATCTCCGCGAGCTGGAGATGGAGCGGTTCAACCGCTTCTGGCGGCAGTTTCTGCCGGACGTGCGCCCGACCAAGGGTTACCCGGTCGATGCCCGGCGGTTTCTGCAGGAGATCGCCCCGACGCAGCGGGAACTGGAGATCGCGGAAACGATTCTCTGGCGCCGCCGCTGA
- a CDS encoding sugar phosphate isomerase/epimerase family protein, producing MFVAASTRCFYDLPFDQACSQITDLEYDKLEIWLEGTGKHLSPEDVGRDPDGFVSQYREMTRITPVAFCCDTEIDEDLLEGICKAAKLLRITQVTLRSAPLGTPFNTEIDRLRTCVKLGSGEGVRISLKTETGRLTEDPHTAIELCQAVSGLGLTFDPSYYLASPLGERSFDMVYPHCFHVHLRDSTENDLQVQVGLGSIDYSKLISQLARHNYNRAFSVDFIPERTDLETRPLEMRKMRMLLDSLL from the coding sequence GTGTTCGTTGCGGCTTCCACGCGCTGTTTCTACGACCTGCCGTTTGATCAGGCCTGTAGCCAGATTACGGACCTCGAGTACGACAAGCTGGAGATCTGGCTCGAAGGAACCGGCAAGCATCTCTCGCCGGAAGACGTCGGTCGCGATCCCGATGGCTTCGTCTCGCAGTACCGGGAAATGACCCGCATCACGCCGGTCGCGTTCTGTTGCGATACGGAGATTGACGAGGATCTCCTCGAAGGCATCTGCAAAGCGGCCAAACTGCTGCGGATTACGCAGGTCACCCTCCGCTCGGCACCGCTGGGAACGCCCTTCAATACCGAGATCGACCGGCTTCGCACCTGCGTCAAACTGGGGAGCGGCGAAGGGGTCCGCATCTCCCTGAAGACGGAAACCGGTCGCCTGACCGAAGATCCGCACACCGCCATCGAACTCTGCCAGGCCGTCTCGGGGCTCGGACTGACCTTCGATCCCAGCTACTACCTCGCCTCTCCGCTGGGCGAACGCAGCTTCGACATGGTCTATCCCCACTGCTTCCACGTGCATCTGCGGGACTCGACCGAAAACGACCTGCAGGTTCAGGTGGGGCTCGGCTCGATCGACTACAGCAAACTGATCAGCCAGCTCGCCCGCCACAACTACAACCGGGCCTTCTCGGTCGACTTCATTCCCGAGCGGACCGATCTCGAAACCCGACCGCTCGAAATGCGGAAGATGCGGATGCTGCTCGACTCGCTGCTGTAG